DNA from Synechococcus sp. CBW1108:
GCTCCGCCATTGATGGCCGCACCACGCGCCACGAGGGCTACGCCAAGTCGATCAATGCCCGCCGCGGTATCGAGAAGGTGTTTGGTTGGATCAAACAGTGGGGCGGTCTGCGCCAATTCAAACTGCGCGGCACCGACAAGGTGAGTGCGGTGTTTGGCCTGCACGTGATCGCCTACAACCTGATCCGGCTGGGCAACCTGCTCAAACCGGCGATGGCGGCGGCATGAACAGGTGGTTGCCCAGAGGTGTGCCAATGAGGCGGCCTCCAGGAAGCCCCAACGGGGCAAAACGCCTGAAATCGGGCGTTCTGAACCGCTGAAACGCATCATTTCAGCCCGAACGGAGCACAATCAGCTCTCTGGAGGGAAAAACGCGGCCTTTCAGGCAGTTTTTCCGCAAACTCCTAGGAGAGGGAGGGGAGGCGGCGGCCTATCCGTTCGGGTTCGGGCTCTCCTACAGCAGCTTCTACCTGACAGAGATCGCAGCCACTATCAAGCCTGACTCGCTGGCAGCAGAGGGCTCGGTGGAGCTGACCTTGTGCGTTGGCAACAGCGGCCAGATGGAAGCAGCCGAAGTGGTGCAGGTGTATCTGGAGCCGCCGGGTGAGTTACTGGAGCGGCCACGGCGCACCTTGGCAGCCTTTAGACGACTCACACTCCCTGCCCAAGGGCAGCGGCGGCTGACACTTGCCATTCCAATGCGCCAGCTTGCCTGTTTCGATCCGGCGCGGGATGCCTTCGTGCTCGAAGCTGGCGTTCACAGGCTGGTGGTGGCCAGCCATGCGGAGGATCCGGGCCTGGCGGTAGACGTTGAGCTGCAGGAGGCGGTGCTGGGCCCCTGAGCTCCAACCCCTGAGCTGCAGGCCCTAATCAGAACTGATTTGGCTTGACGAACCAACCTCTCAGCGAAAGGGCGGCGACTGGACCAATCCCCCCTGAACCGAGAGCCGATTCAGCCCCCGCTCAAGCCCCAGGCTTGAACGGGGGCCCACGTTGCGCTCCAGCAGTTCGCCGTAATTGCCCACGGCCGCCAC
Protein-coding regions in this window:
- a CDS encoding fibronectin type III-like domain-contianing protein — translated: MELTLCVGNSGQMEAAEVVQVYLEPPGELLERPRRTLAAFRRLTLPAQGQRRLTLAIPMRQLACFDPARDAFVLEAGVHRLVVASHAEDPGLAVDVELQEAVLGP